Proteins encoded in a region of the Stieleria neptunia genome:
- a CDS encoding redoxin domain-containing protein, whose protein sequence is MPKVLLACLALCCVPALSAAADFPPGLQTLKIGDAAPDFKLPGIDGRDWTLKDFDDGKVLIVYFTSNHCPVCHAHDPRFMDLVREVEGRGVRVVAINPNSGDGLRPDELGYSKYDDSFEDMTPYAKDHGFTFPYLYDGATQATAKKYGCLATPHVFVFDAQRTLQYKGRLDNSRYPDPASVKSRETRDAVLALLDGKPVPVPVTKPFGCSTKWREKIVNVEADETRWQSAEVTLDEIDAAGLAKLVENNTDKYRLFNVWSTTCAPCVEEFPGLTRVSRRMGLRKFELITISTDLPKNRDRVVAFLSANRAALPARLKPSLASEGRTSNNYLFTDPDVDALIAALDPQWEGPEPHTVLVAPGGKIVFRHNGMIGEAELLDVLLAEMKETYLE, encoded by the coding sequence ATGCCCAAAGTTCTGCTCGCATGCTTGGCGCTATGCTGTGTACCCGCGTTGTCCGCCGCGGCCGATTTCCCGCCCGGTCTGCAAACCCTGAAAATTGGCGACGCGGCACCGGATTTCAAATTGCCGGGGATCGACGGGCGCGACTGGACACTCAAAGACTTTGATGACGGCAAGGTGTTGATCGTCTACTTCACGTCCAACCATTGTCCGGTCTGTCACGCCCACGACCCGCGTTTCATGGACTTGGTGCGTGAAGTCGAAGGCCGGGGCGTTCGGGTGGTTGCGATCAATCCCAATTCCGGCGACGGGCTTCGGCCCGACGAATTGGGCTATTCCAAGTACGACGATAGTTTCGAAGACATGACGCCGTATGCAAAGGACCATGGATTCACGTTTCCGTATCTGTACGACGGGGCCACGCAAGCGACGGCGAAGAAATATGGCTGCTTGGCGACACCCCACGTGTTTGTCTTTGATGCCCAACGAACGTTGCAATACAAGGGCCGCTTGGACAACTCACGCTATCCAGACCCGGCGTCGGTCAAGTCACGCGAAACACGTGACGCGGTGCTGGCGCTCTTGGACGGCAAACCCGTCCCCGTCCCGGTGACCAAACCGTTCGGCTGTTCGACGAAGTGGCGTGAGAAGATTGTCAACGTGGAAGCGGACGAGACGCGTTGGCAATCGGCGGAGGTGACGCTGGACGAAATTGATGCCGCGGGTCTGGCCAAGTTGGTCGAAAACAACACCGACAAATACCGCTTGTTCAATGTCTGGTCCACGACGTGTGCGCCCTGTGTCGAAGAGTTTCCGGGACTGACGCGTGTCTCACGGCGGATGGGGTTGCGAAAATTTGAACTGATCACGATCAGCACCGATCTGCCCAAAAACCGCGACCGTGTGGTCGCCTTTCTGTCGGCAAACCGGGCTGCACTGCCGGCGCGATTGAAACCCTCGCTGGCGTCCGAAGGCCGAACGTCGAACAATTATCTGTTCACCGACCCGGATGTGGATGCGTTGATCGCGGCCTTGGATCCCCAGTGGGAAGGCCCCGAGCCGCACACCGTTTTGGTTGCGCCGGGCGGCAAGATTGTGTTTCGTCACAATGGGATGATCGGCGAAGCGGAACTGCTCGATGTGTTGTTGGCCGAGATGAAAGAAACCTATCTGGAGTGA
- a CDS encoding DUF5658 family protein produces MLNWFDLEMTLMAYHAGILYEANPIADWVLNFHGPAGLRVFKVTMVIGSVSAFLIGRQLALTEAGCIGASVIYLGVAIAWINYPLFYL; encoded by the coding sequence ATGCTGAATTGGTTCGATCTTGAGATGACTTTGATGGCCTATCATGCCGGCATCCTCTATGAAGCGAACCCGATCGCCGACTGGGTCTTGAACTTTCATGGTCCAGCCGGACTGCGTGTCTTCAAAGTTACCATGGTGATCGGTTCGGTTTCCGCTTTTCTAATCGGGCGACAATTGGCACTTACCGAAGCCGGTTGTATCGGCGCGAGCGTGATCTATTTGGGTGTCGCAATCGCATGGATTAACTATCCGTTGTTTTATCTCTGA
- a CDS encoding SpoIIAA family protein: MGVRFSEVDLATRSDSNVIHLHVSGTMNHEDYEIFGPDIEQVIQKHGKIRVLLELDDFHGWTARALWDDIKFDIQHFRDIERIAMVGDSTWEKWMAVFCKPFTAATIKYFDASDIDAAWDWISEK, from the coding sequence ATGGGCGTTCGATTCAGTGAAGTCGACTTGGCGACTCGAAGCGATAGCAACGTGATTCACTTGCACGTCAGCGGTACGATGAACCACGAAGATTACGAAATCTTCGGCCCCGACATCGAGCAGGTGATTCAAAAACATGGAAAGATTCGCGTGTTGCTGGAACTGGACGATTTCCACGGCTGGACGGCCCGAGCCCTGTGGGATGACATCAAGTTCGACATCCAACACTTTCGCGACATCGAGCGAATCGCCATGGTCGGTGACAGCACCTGGGAAAAGTGGATGGCGGTGTTCTGTAAACCTTTCACCGCCGCCACGATCAAGTACTTCGACGCCAGCGACATCGACGCCGCCTGGGATTGGATCTCCGAGAAATAA
- the astD gene encoding succinylglutamate-semialdehyde dehydrogenase, with the protein MTASSESTPPWVACFPGTDEVVWEGTVATERDVADAVSNARSALASWQTTSVEERIAVAERFAATATECQDQITQQISRETGKPDWEAVGEAKLVPAKVKLAIEAYRERSGSQRIDLPQGIGRVVYRGVGVMAVLGPFNFPAHLPNGHIVPALIAGNTVVFKPSEMTPGTGALLAELWQSAGLPSGVLQIVQGDGKVGATLVSQAVDGVLFTGSYSAGCAIHRSLAGRPQVLLALEMGGNNPVVVHRANDLGAAAYLTAVSAFVTAGQRCTCARRLVLVDDADAERLLERLMEHCKTLRVGLPGEDPEPFMGPLISTAAADRVLDAQDNLLRGGATALVAAQRDPRNPALVRPGLIDVTGMDDRIDEEVFGPLLQVIRVADFDAAIEEANRTAYGLSASLLSDDRERFDAFRKRIRAGVVNWNQATIGASGRLPFGGLGASGNHRPSGYFAADYCSDASAMLESDSLSMPATIMPGIEIAVQ; encoded by the coding sequence ATGACCGCATCATCCGAATCAACACCGCCATGGGTAGCCTGCTTTCCGGGAACCGATGAAGTGGTTTGGGAAGGAACTGTCGCGACAGAGAGAGACGTCGCCGACGCAGTCTCAAACGCTCGGTCCGCACTTGCGTCGTGGCAGACCACGTCGGTCGAGGAACGTATCGCCGTGGCGGAACGATTTGCGGCGACGGCGACCGAATGCCAGGACCAGATCACGCAACAGATCAGTCGCGAAACCGGTAAACCCGATTGGGAAGCCGTCGGCGAAGCGAAGCTGGTTCCCGCGAAAGTCAAGTTGGCCATCGAAGCCTATCGGGAGCGGAGTGGTTCGCAGCGGATCGATCTACCGCAAGGCATCGGGCGCGTGGTCTATCGCGGTGTCGGCGTCATGGCGGTGCTCGGCCCGTTTAATTTCCCCGCGCACTTGCCCAACGGACACATCGTTCCGGCGTTGATCGCGGGAAACACGGTCGTGTTCAAGCCCAGCGAGATGACGCCGGGCACGGGAGCGTTGTTGGCCGAGCTCTGGCAATCGGCCGGGTTGCCGTCCGGCGTGCTGCAAATCGTTCAAGGCGACGGCAAGGTCGGCGCCACACTGGTGTCGCAAGCGGTCGACGGCGTCTTGTTCACCGGCAGCTATTCCGCCGGTTGCGCGATCCATCGGTCGTTGGCGGGCCGGCCCCAGGTGTTGTTGGCGTTGGAGATGGGTGGCAACAACCCGGTGGTCGTTCATCGGGCCAACGATCTGGGCGCCGCGGCCTATCTGACCGCCGTTTCGGCTTTCGTCACCGCCGGCCAACGCTGCACCTGTGCGCGGCGGTTGGTCTTGGTGGACGACGCCGACGCGGAACGGCTGTTGGAAAGGCTGATGGAGCATTGCAAGACCTTGCGTGTCGGGTTGCCCGGCGAGGATCCCGAACCGTTCATGGGGCCGTTGATCTCGACCGCCGCGGCCGACCGAGTGCTCGACGCCCAAGACAACCTGCTGCGTGGTGGCGCGACGGCTCTGGTTGCGGCACAACGTGATCCCCGTAATCCGGCCCTTGTCCGCCCCGGTTTGATCGACGTGACCGGCATGGACGATCGAATCGACGAAGAGGTCTTTGGACCGCTGCTTCAAGTCATTCGTGTCGCTGACTTTGATGCGGCGATTGAAGAAGCGAATCGAACGGCGTACGGATTGTCGGCGTCGTTGTTGTCCGATGATCGCGAGAGGTTTGACGCCTTTCGCAAACGCATTCGTGCCGGCGTCGTCAATTGGAACCAAGCGACCATCGGCGCCAGCGGTCGTCTACCGTTCGGCGGTCTGGGCGCGTCGGGCAACCATCGCCCCAGCGGCTATTTCGCGGCCGATTACTGCAGCGATGCGTCCGCGATGCTGGAGTCGGATTCGCTGTCGATGCCTGCGACGATCATGCCGGGAATTGAGATCGCGGTGCAGTGA
- a CDS encoding arginine N-succinyltransferase, whose protein sequence is MHHIRLVRPQDLDALFDLAGQSTFGLTTLTPDRERLAKRIEESECGQSPLLVWVEAAEQRVIGTAGLFTHVGDSAKGEPFYAFRLERSIHRSEALNVRTEVDTLHLAKIFDGPTELGTLFLHPAFRGGGKGRVLSLSRFMLIARDPERYDRQVIAEMRGVIDQDGRSPFWDAVGRHFFQVDFPIADTQSFRDKQFIAELMPSHPIYVPLLPQQAREVIGKVHTNTEPALRLLESEGFHEAQMVDIFDGGPCIRCDRKAIRTIVESSHVELAGVFTENEDAVMDTLVATAEGPFRCIGCATRRSSDGIQLQQQDAENLGISVGDPLIVSPLKGTAKAFWSGEPSSERKPS, encoded by the coding sequence ATGCACCACATCCGGCTCGTCCGACCGCAAGACCTGGACGCCCTATTTGACTTGGCCGGACAGTCGACGTTCGGGTTGACCACCCTGACGCCGGATCGCGAGCGGCTGGCCAAGCGAATTGAAGAATCGGAGTGTGGCCAGTCACCGTTGCTGGTGTGGGTCGAAGCTGCCGAGCAACGCGTGATCGGGACCGCGGGCTTGTTCACCCACGTCGGCGATTCCGCCAAGGGTGAACCGTTTTATGCGTTCCGGTTGGAACGCAGCATCCATCGATCGGAGGCGTTGAACGTTCGGACCGAAGTCGACACATTGCATTTGGCAAAAATCTTCGACGGGCCGACCGAATTGGGGACGTTGTTTTTGCATCCAGCATTCCGGGGTGGTGGAAAAGGCCGCGTGCTGTCGCTGTCGCGATTCATGCTGATCGCTCGCGACCCCGAGCGTTACGATCGTCAAGTCATCGCGGAAATGAGGGGCGTGATCGACCAGGACGGGCGCTCTCCGTTTTGGGACGCCGTCGGCCGCCACTTTTTTCAGGTCGATTTCCCGATCGCCGACACCCAGTCCTTTCGAGACAAACAGTTCATTGCGGAGTTGATGCCGAGCCATCCGATCTATGTACCGCTGCTTCCCCAGCAGGCCCGCGAGGTGATCGGCAAGGTGCACACCAACACCGAGCCCGCGTTACGATTGCTTGAATCCGAGGGCTTTCATGAAGCACAAATGGTCGACATCTTCGACGGAGGACCGTGCATTCGTTGTGACCGCAAGGCGATTCGGACGATCGTTGAATCGAGCCACGTTGAGCTGGCGGGTGTGTTCACCGAGAACGAAGACGCCGTGATGGACACGCTGGTGGCGACCGCCGAGGGTCCCTTTCGTTGCATCGGTTGTGCGACGCGTCGGTCAAGCGATGGAATCCAACTGCAGCAACAGGATGCCGAAAATCTGGGCATCTCGGTGGGAGATCCTTTGATCGTCTCGCCACTGAAGGGAACGGCCAAAGCATTTTGGAGCGGCGAACCGTCTAGCGAGAGGAAACCTTCATGA
- a CDS encoding DUF1553 domain-containing protein produces MRLTRVFSVSLLYGLVSSLAPAGETAVDFNREIRPLLFNRCVTCHGPDEAERAAGLRLDTADGAHEDLGGYAAVVPGDPEASELMARVTSDDEDVVMPPTGKGDPLKPAEVALLRKWIEQGGCYARHWSYEVPVRPPLPKVSDPAWPTGPIDHFTLAQMDAAGLHPAPQADRLTLARRLAIDLTGLPPSWEQARAFAEDDRADAYEIYVDSLLASPAFGERWARVWLDLARYADSAGYADDPPRTIWAYRDYVIQAINDNMPFDQFTIEQIAGDLLPDPSDRQLIATAFHRNTLTNNEGGTNDEEFRNVAVVDRVNTTMAVWMGTTMACAQCHTHKYDPITQDEYFQFFAFFNSTEDADKRNESPLLEVWSDDQKRRKVELSQRIESLQAKLSAPSDQVDQEREQWLARFSSPPDWRVADVASIDAKRRLETTDDGWIQASEDELKSDTYQIQISTSDEPVTGIRLETSKSQKRNFVISQLRATWTPKQLAPVQAQFVRVELPGKSRFLHLAEIEVFSEGENVAPRGKATQSSTYADAVAARVNDGETAGDYHKGSVQHTNGEKDPWVEIDLGEAMPIENLVLWNRTDGGAGIIERLNGFTVSLLGKKRDVVWTSKPETPAKAMHALSPTGLRSVSFSHASADHEQSGFPAVAVLQTATDSKTGWAIAPQVGRPHQLTLSLDAPTPAAEGVLTVSIAQESEHAGHLLDHFRLSVSSDPNLTRWATLPVPIRRIIAKGKDRWNEKQASQVEEYFRGIAPALKPWRDELQAARDALAEMKPMTSVPVMKELPADKRRVTQVQLRGNYQSTGDEVREGTPAAFHRIAHADNPSRLDLAHWLVDPANPLTPRVIVNRHWEQLFGIGIVETSEEFGSQGELPSHPRLLDWMAVEFRESGWDIKRLIKSMVMSATYRQSSVTTPESIAADPANRLLARGPRFRVSAEMVRDQALFVSGLLSDKQFGPPVNPPQPELGLKAAFGSATDWKTSKGEDRYRRGLYTTWRRSSPYPSMAQFDAPNREVCTVRRIRTNTPLQALVTMNDPVYVEAAQSFARNMIRAADSAEGRIQYAFQTALIRPPHAAEIERLEQLVTAATETYRESTDDAMKMATDPIGALPDDADPAEYAAWTVVANVILNLDELLMKR; encoded by the coding sequence ATGCGACTGACACGCGTTTTTTCGGTTTCCCTGCTTTACGGCTTGGTTTCATCCCTCGCACCGGCAGGGGAAACCGCGGTCGATTTCAACCGCGAGATTCGGCCGTTGCTGTTCAATCGTTGTGTCACGTGCCATGGCCCCGATGAAGCGGAGCGGGCCGCGGGGTTGCGTTTGGATACCGCCGACGGGGCGCACGAGGACCTGGGCGGCTACGCGGCCGTGGTGCCCGGCGACCCCGAGGCCAGCGAGCTGATGGCCCGCGTGACCAGCGACGACGAAGACGTGGTGATGCCGCCGACCGGGAAAGGCGATCCGCTGAAACCGGCCGAGGTCGCGTTGCTGCGAAAGTGGATCGAACAAGGCGGATGCTACGCCAGACATTGGTCCTACGAAGTCCCCGTCCGCCCACCGCTTCCGAAGGTGTCCGACCCGGCCTGGCCGACCGGCCCCATCGATCATTTCACGCTGGCACAGATGGATGCCGCTGGCCTGCATCCCGCGCCCCAAGCCGACCGTCTGACGCTGGCCCGCCGGTTGGCGATCGACCTGACGGGATTGCCGCCGAGCTGGGAGCAAGCCCGAGCGTTTGCTGAGGACGATCGCGCCGATGCGTACGAGATCTACGTCGACTCGTTGCTCGCCAGCCCGGCATTCGGAGAACGTTGGGCGAGGGTCTGGCTAGACCTGGCCCGCTACGCCGATTCGGCAGGTTACGCCGACGACCCGCCACGCACGATCTGGGCCTACCGCGACTACGTGATCCAAGCGATCAACGACAACATGCCGTTTGATCAATTCACGATCGAACAGATTGCCGGCGACTTGCTGCCCGACCCCAGCGACCGGCAACTGATCGCCACCGCCTTTCATCGCAACACGTTGACCAACAACGAAGGCGGTACCAATGACGAAGAATTTCGCAACGTCGCGGTCGTCGATCGGGTCAACACGACGATGGCCGTTTGGATGGGCACGACCATGGCCTGCGCCCAGTGCCACACCCACAAGTACGATCCGATCACCCAAGACGAATACTTTCAATTCTTCGCCTTCTTCAACAGCACCGAAGACGCGGACAAACGCAACGAAAGCCCGCTGCTGGAAGTCTGGAGCGATGATCAGAAACGCCGCAAAGTCGAATTGTCTCAGCGTATTGAATCACTGCAAGCGAAACTTTCCGCCCCCTCGGATCAAGTCGACCAAGAACGTGAACAGTGGTTGGCCCGGTTTTCTTCGCCGCCCGATTGGCGAGTCGCCGACGTCGCCTCGATCGACGCCAAACGCCGGCTGGAGACGACCGATGACGGATGGATCCAGGCCTCCGAAGACGAACTGAAATCGGACACCTACCAGATCCAAATCTCCACCTCGGATGAACCCGTCACAGGCATTCGGCTGGAGACTTCGAAATCACAGAAACGAAACTTCGTGATCTCCCAGCTTCGTGCGACCTGGACGCCCAAGCAGCTCGCTCCGGTCCAGGCCCAATTCGTTCGCGTCGAATTGCCAGGCAAGTCGCGATTTTTGCACCTTGCAGAGATCGAAGTGTTCAGCGAGGGCGAAAACGTCGCGCCGCGAGGCAAGGCGACCCAGAGTTCAACCTACGCCGATGCCGTCGCCGCGCGTGTCAACGACGGCGAGACCGCAGGCGACTACCACAAGGGTTCGGTCCAACACACCAACGGTGAAAAAGATCCCTGGGTTGAAATCGATTTAGGCGAAGCGATGCCGATCGAAAACCTGGTCCTGTGGAATCGAACCGATGGAGGCGCCGGAATCATCGAACGATTGAACGGATTCACGGTGTCTCTGCTGGGCAAGAAACGAGACGTCGTCTGGACGAGCAAACCCGAGACCCCTGCCAAAGCAATGCATGCCCTGTCCCCCACCGGACTTCGAAGCGTCTCGTTCAGCCATGCCTCGGCCGATCACGAACAAAGCGGATTTCCCGCAGTGGCAGTCTTGCAAACAGCGACCGATTCCAAGACAGGCTGGGCCATCGCACCCCAGGTCGGTCGCCCCCATCAATTGACGTTGTCGCTCGATGCACCGACGCCGGCGGCCGAAGGTGTGCTGACGGTTTCGATCGCACAAGAATCCGAGCATGCAGGTCATCTGCTTGATCACTTCCGCTTGTCCGTCAGTTCAGACCCGAACCTGACCCGCTGGGCAACGTTGCCCGTCCCGATTCGTCGCATCATCGCCAAGGGCAAAGACCGCTGGAACGAGAAGCAGGCGTCGCAAGTTGAGGAGTATTTCCGTGGCATTGCACCGGCGCTGAAACCTTGGCGTGATGAGCTTCAAGCGGCGCGTGACGCACTGGCCGAGATGAAACCGATGACCAGCGTTCCGGTGATGAAGGAGCTGCCCGCCGACAAACGCCGCGTCACCCAGGTGCAACTGAGGGGCAATTACCAGAGTACCGGCGACGAGGTCCGCGAGGGCACGCCGGCGGCGTTCCACCGGATCGCCCATGCCGACAACCCCAGCCGCCTGGATCTGGCGCACTGGTTGGTCGACCCGGCAAACCCGTTGACGCCGCGGGTGATCGTCAATCGGCATTGGGAGCAATTGTTCGGCATCGGTATCGTGGAGACGAGCGAAGAGTTTGGGTCACAAGGTGAGCTGCCTTCCCATCCGCGTCTACTGGATTGGATGGCGGTCGAGTTTCGCGAAAGCGGCTGGGACATCAAGCGATTGATCAAGTCGATGGTGATGTCCGCGACCTATCGGCAAAGCAGCGTGACCACGCCGGAATCGATCGCAGCCGATCCGGCCAACCGACTGCTCGCACGGGGCCCAAGATTCCGCGTCTCGGCGGAGATGGTCCGCGATCAAGCGTTGTTCGTCAGCGGACTGTTGAGCGACAAACAATTCGGGCCGCCGGTCAACCCGCCGCAACCCGAGCTCGGGTTGAAAGCTGCGTTCGGATCGGCCACCGACTGGAAAACCAGCAAGGGGGAAGACCGCTATCGGCGCGGGTTGTACACGACGTGGCGTCGCAGCAGTCCCTATCCGTCGATGGCTCAATTTGATGCACCCAACCGAGAGGTCTGTACGGTCCGGCGGATTCGAACCAACACCCCGCTCCAGGCGTTGGTCACGATGAACGATCCGGTGTATGTCGAAGCGGCTCAGTCGTTCGCGCGAAACATGATCCGGGCGGCGGACTCGGCCGAGGGAAGGATCCAATACGCTTTCCAGACCGCGTTGATTCGGCCGCCCCATGCCGCGGAGATCGAGCGTCTGGAACAACTCGTGACCGCAGCGACTGAGACCTATCGCGAGTCGACCGACGATGCGATGAAGATGGCAACCGATCCGATCGGTGCCCTGCCCGACGACGCCGACCCGGCCGAGTATGCCGCCTGGACTGTGGTCGCCAATGTGATTTTAAATTTGGACGAACTGTTGATGAAACGATAA
- the astB gene encoding N-succinylarginine dihydrolase: MTNTTAPTTVEVNFDGLIGPTHNFAGLGPGNLASWSHRRAPSNPRAAARQGLAKMVRLRALGVPQALLPPQPRPNLALLRRLGFSGDDAAVLATAQKHSPHLLATAMSSSSMWTANAATVCPSADAADRRVHFTPANLVTSLHRASETDITAMLLKRIFPDPRFFVHHDAVPSSTEMGDEGAANHTRFCDTFDAPGVQMFVYGSDSRGDDASGPKRFVARQSKAAGEVIARLHRLHPDRVVFAKQNPRAIDAGVFHNDVIAVGHRQLLFCHEQAFEQPSSVIEDLRRATQDAIRIVQVPEERVSLDDAVATYLFNSQIVTTENDETVLVAPEDCRRHAGVHALLGELVEGKTFDRVEYVDLKQSMDNGGGPACLRLRVVLTPDELASVAAGVFLTDQLVTQLEHWIDRHYRESLTAADLADPDLMKESYQALDELTDLIGLGAIYDFQT; the protein is encoded by the coding sequence ATGACCAACACGACTGCTCCCACCACCGTCGAAGTGAACTTCGATGGTCTGATCGGACCGACGCACAACTTCGCCGGCCTGGGGCCGGGAAACCTTGCCTCGTGGTCGCATCGTCGTGCACCAAGCAATCCTCGCGCTGCGGCTCGTCAGGGGCTCGCGAAAATGGTGCGGCTGCGCGCGTTGGGGGTGCCCCAAGCTTTGTTGCCTCCCCAACCGCGTCCCAACCTGGCCCTGTTGCGACGGTTAGGGTTTAGCGGTGACGACGCGGCGGTGTTGGCAACGGCACAGAAGCACTCGCCACATTTACTGGCGACCGCCATGTCCAGTTCCAGTATGTGGACGGCCAACGCGGCAACGGTTTGTCCATCGGCCGATGCCGCCGATCGACGTGTCCATTTCACACCGGCCAATCTGGTCACCAGTTTGCATCGGGCGAGTGAAACCGACATCACGGCGATGCTGCTGAAACGGATCTTTCCCGATCCACGGTTCTTTGTGCATCACGATGCGGTACCGAGTTCGACGGAGATGGGGGATGAAGGCGCCGCCAATCACACGCGATTCTGTGACACGTTCGACGCCCCCGGCGTGCAGATGTTTGTCTACGGATCAGACAGTCGCGGCGATGACGCGTCGGGGCCCAAACGGTTTGTGGCCCGACAATCGAAAGCGGCCGGCGAAGTGATCGCTCGCCTTCATCGTCTGCATCCAGACCGAGTGGTCTTCGCAAAACAAAACCCGCGTGCCATCGATGCCGGTGTGTTCCACAACGATGTCATCGCGGTGGGACATCGTCAACTGCTGTTTTGCCATGAACAAGCCTTTGAGCAACCGTCGAGTGTGATCGAAGACTTGCGACGGGCGACTCAAGATGCGATTCGAATCGTCCAGGTTCCCGAGGAACGCGTCAGCCTGGACGATGCCGTTGCAACCTATTTGTTCAACAGCCAGATCGTCACGACGGAAAATGACGAAACCGTATTGGTCGCCCCGGAGGATTGCCGACGGCACGCCGGCGTGCACGCGTTGCTGGGCGAATTGGTCGAGGGAAAGACATTTGACCGAGTCGAATATGTCGATCTGAAGCAGAGCATGGACAACGGCGGCGGGCCTGCATGTTTGCGGTTACGCGTCGTTTTAACTCCAGACGAACTGGCATCAGTCGCGGCAGGCGTTTTTCTAACCGATCAGCTTGTAACGCAGTTGGAACACTGGATCGATCGGCACTATCGCGAATCGCTCACCGCGGCTGACTTGGCTGACCCCGATTTGATGAAAGAGTCTTATCAAGCGTTGGATGAGTTGACCGATCTAATCGGTTTGGGAGCGATCTATGACTTCCAAACGTGA
- a CDS encoding DUF1501 domain-containing protein produces MDPRVSYLQTRTRRHFLQQSAAGIGSMAFASLLAGDGDAAESSAARASDPLASRPPHFAPKAKRVIYLHMTGSPPNLDLFDYKPELVQRSDQDCPDQFLAGREFAFTSGTPKLMGSPRTWQRVGKSGMWMSDAIPHFHDVADEMCVVHSMHTDQFNHAPAELLVYTGSPRSGRPSMGSWITYGLGSENENLPGFVVLISSGVQPNGGKNSFGSGFLPSVYQGVQCRSKGDPVLYSSDPPGMSRATRRATLDALADLNQMQAEQMGHPETLTRISQYELAFRMQTSVPEVMDISAESQKTLDEYGATPGASSLAINCLLARRLVESGVRFVQLFDWGWDFHGTQAGTGLTDGLTNKCATMDKPIAALIRDLKQRGLLEDTLIVWGGEFGRTPFREGRTAKSKILGRDHYPDVFTMWMAGGGVKGGFEYGQSDELGFGVAENPVHVHDLQATILHQLGFDHERLTHRFQGRDYRLTDVHGHVVKELLA; encoded by the coding sequence ATGGACCCCCGAGTTTCATACCTTCAAACGCGCACCCGCCGGCATTTTTTACAGCAATCCGCTGCCGGGATTGGCTCGATGGCATTCGCGTCGTTGCTGGCGGGGGACGGAGATGCCGCCGAGTCATCGGCAGCACGGGCGAGTGATCCGCTCGCCAGTCGGCCTCCCCATTTCGCGCCCAAGGCGAAGCGGGTGATCTACTTGCACATGACCGGATCGCCGCCGAACCTGGACCTGTTTGATTACAAGCCCGAACTGGTTCAACGCAGCGACCAGGATTGCCCCGACCAATTTCTCGCCGGGCGTGAATTCGCCTTTACCTCTGGAACCCCGAAGCTGATGGGTTCGCCACGCACGTGGCAGCGCGTCGGCAAGTCGGGCATGTGGATGTCCGATGCGATTCCACACTTTCATGATGTCGCCGACGAGATGTGCGTGGTTCATTCGATGCACACCGATCAATTCAATCACGCGCCTGCGGAGTTATTGGTCTACACCGGTTCGCCGCGTAGCGGACGGCCTTCGATGGGATCTTGGATCACCTACGGACTGGGAAGCGAAAACGAAAATCTGCCCGGGTTTGTCGTCTTGATCTCCAGCGGCGTCCAACCCAACGGCGGCAAAAACTCCTTCGGAAGCGGTTTTTTGCCATCGGTTTATCAAGGGGTGCAGTGCCGATCCAAGGGTGACCCCGTGCTCTATTCGTCGGACCCGCCGGGGATGAGCCGCGCGACCCGCCGCGCGACGCTTGATGCGTTGGCGGATTTGAATCAAATGCAAGCCGAACAGATGGGGCATCCGGAAACCTTGACGCGGATCTCGCAGTACGAACTGGCATTCCGAATGCAAACCTCGGTTCCGGAGGTGATGGACATCTCGGCCGAGTCACAGAAGACGCTGGATGAATACGGTGCGACGCCGGGGGCATCGAGCTTGGCCATCAATTGTTTGCTCGCCCGCCGGTTGGTCGAATCGGGGGTGCGGTTTGTGCAATTGTTCGATTGGGGCTGGGACTTCCACGGCACGCAAGCCGGCACGGGGCTGACCGACGGCCTGACCAACAAGTGCGCAACGATGGACAAGCCGATCGCGGCGCTCATTCGCGATCTCAAACAACGCGGGCTGTTGGAAGACACGCTGATCGTCTGGGGCGGTGAATTCGGTAGAACACCGTTTCGCGAGGGCCGGACGGCCAAGAGCAAGATTCTGGGCCGAGATCACTACCCCGATGTGTTCACGATGTGGATGGCCGGTGGCGGAGTGAAGGGCGGATTCGAGTATGGTCAGAGCGACGAGTTGGGATTTGGTGTCGCGGAAAACCCCGTGCACGTACACGACCTGCAAGCAACGATCCTGCACCAATTGGGCTTCGATCACGAACGGTTAACGCATCGATTCCAGGGACGTGATTATCGGCTGACCGACGTGCATGGACACGTGGTCAAAGAGTTGTTGGCGTGA